From one Nymphalis io chromosome 19, ilAglIoxx1.1, whole genome shotgun sequence genomic stretch:
- the LOC126775795 gene encoding 63 kDa chaperonin, mitochondrial-like has product MYRLRNLLKISNKKLCYLISSQRFFAKEVRFGPDVRSLMLQGVDILADAVAVTLGPKGRNVILEQAFGPPKITKDGVTVAKGIELKDRFQNIGAKLVQNVANKTNEEAGDGTTTATILARAIAREGFESISKGANPIEIRKGVMLAVETVTAHLRKISKPIKLSEEIEQVATISANGDKSIGKLIADAMNRVGKDGIITVKDGKTLNDEIEVVEGIQIEKGYVSPYFINSKKGPKVEYNDALILYSDKKIFTANQIVPALEIANNHKKPLIIIAEDYEGEPLSVLVVNKLKIGLQVAAIKAPGFGEYRKNTLIDLAIATGGVIFEDNENLIRLEDCQFESLGKVGEVIITKDSTLLLNGKGDKMEIEQRIELLRSEYDETTKEFDRQRLLDRISRLKSRVCILRIGGCSEVEVNEKKDRVNDALNATRAAVAEGIVPGGGAALVRCIPELVKLTPPNSDQAIGINIIKKALRTPCLTIASNAGCDGAVVVSKVEGMTLNYGYDALNNEYVDMIERGIIDPTKVVRSALIDASGVASLLTTAEAAICDLSSEKDNASFGRETPAGVTIY; this is encoded by the coding sequence atgtatcgtttacgaaatttattaaaaatatcaaataaaaaactttgttatttaatttcaagcCAACGTTTCTTTGCAAAGGAAGTGCGTTTCGGTCCAGATGTAAGATCTCTCATGTTGCAGGGGGTTGATATTCTAGCTGATGCAGTTGCAGTGACATTAGGTCCAAAAGGACGAAATGTAATTTTAGAACAAGCATTTGGACCgccaaaaataacaaaagacgGCGTTACCGTGGCAAAGGGAATCGAATTGAAAGACAGATTTCAAAATATTGGTGCAAAGCTTGTCCAAAATGttgcaaataaaacaaatgaggAAGCTGGCGACGGCACAACAACAGCAACAATTTTAGCCAGAGCTATAGCAAGAGAGGGTTTTGAAAGTATTTCGAAAGGTGCTAATCCTATCGAAATTAGAAAAGGTGTCATGCTGGCTGTTGAAACTGTGACGGcacatttaagaaaaatatctaAACCTATTAAACTTTCAGAAGAAATTGAACAAGTCGCTACGATTTCTGCTAATGGTGACAAGAGCATCGGGAAACTTATAGCAGATGCTATGAATAGAGTTGGTAAAGATGGAATTATAACTGTGAAAGATGGAAAAACTTTAAATGATGAAATAGAAGTAGTAGAAGGAATTCAAATAGAGAAAGGTTATGTGTCACCTTATTTTATAAACTCGAAAAAGGGTCCTAAAGTAGAATATAATGACGCTTTAATTCTCTACTCTgataaaaagatttttacaGCTAATCAAATAGTCCCAGCGTTAGAAATTGCGAACAATCATAAAAaaccattaattattatagcagAAGATTATGAGGGAGAACCTTTATCAGTATtagtagtaaataaattaaaaattggctTGCAAGTGGCTGCTATTAAAGCACCAGGTTTTGgtgaatatagaaaaaatactttaattgatCTTGCTATCGCCACTGGTGGTGTGATTTTTGaagataatgaaaatttaatacgaCTCGAAGACTGTCAATTTGAAAGCCTTGGAAAAGTTGGTGAGGTGATAATAACAAAGGATTCTACACTTCTATTAAATGGAAAAGGAGATAAAATGGAAATTGAACAACGGATTGAACTATTGCGGTCTGAGTATGACGAAACTACAAAAGAGTTTGACAGGCAGAGATTGTTGGATCGAATTTCAAGGCTCAAAAGTAGAGTTTGCATTTTACGTATTGGAGGATGTAGTGAGGTAGAAGTCAATGAAAAAAAAGACAGAGTAAATGATGCTCTTAATGCTACTCGAGCGGCAGTAGCTGAGGGAATTGTCCCTGGAGGTGGCGCGGCACTAGTTCGTTGTATACCAGAACTAGTAAAATTAACACCACCTAATTCTGATCAAGCGATCggaataaacataattaaaaaagcttTACGAACTCCGTGTTTAACAATAGCAAGTAATGCTGGTTGTGACGGTGCTGTCGTAGTATCAAAAGTTGAAGGTATGACTTTGAACTACGGATACGATGCACTTAATAATGAATATGTTGATATGATTGAAAGAGGTATTATAGATCCAACAAAAGTAGTCAGAAGTGCATTGATTGATGCCAGTGGGGTGGCATCGCTATTGACTACTGCTGAAGCGGCAATTTGTGATTTGTCATCAGAAAAGGATAATGCTAGTTTTGGACGTGAAACACCTGCAGgtgttacaatatattaa
- the LOC126775813 gene encoding uncharacterized protein LOC126775813 produces the protein MSTVKNFIKIDLNIGDQLTSISCGHIVVEIIKFLAYQRLQIPYTYQWLKEIVNKRKACKNIKEGFQSERHFRTASTALDNLDFIIKSLLKEIGGASVPEEICIALGSTPITCKEVYRLILPTSCHMPQCHSSNIASDQKIQRTVFKNLVTSEKLSEVFFNSISPTNMYVFLKKNPLSNQDIVCSDSFVFVNGYKLPRSCKVIVLDFTAQNPENISCCNKFQVFGDVISKNFDNLNINSDESRNNFNSIESTDEVKWFQSAYIMKGFKDCVANGSSVTNAWCQS, from the exons ATGAGTAcagtaaaaaactttataaaaattgatttgaaCATAGGGGATCAATTAACGTCTATATCGTGTGGACATATTGTtgtagaaattataaaattcttagCATATCAAAGACTTCAAATTCCTTATACATATCAGTGGTTAaaagaaattgttaataaacGAAAGGCTTGCAAAAATATAAAGGAAGGTTTTCAGTCTGAAAGGCATTTTCGTACAGCATCAACAGCACTGGATAatcttgattttattattaag AGTCTTTTAAAAGAAATTGGTGGTGCAAGTGTACCTGAAGAGATTTGCATAGCTTTAGGTTCTACACCTATTACTTGCAAAGAAGTATACCGTCTCATTCTGCCTACCAGTTGTCACATGCCACAGTGCCATTCAAGCAATATTGCAAGCGATCAGAAAATACAGAGAACTGTTTTCAA AAACTTAGTGACGTCAGAGAAGTTGAGTGAAGTTTTCTTTAATTCAATCTCTCCAACAAACATgtatgtgtttttaaaaaaaaaccctttgaGCAATCAAGATATTGTTTGCAGTGACagttttgtatttgttaatgGATACAAATTACCAAGAAGTtgtaaagtaattgttttaGATTTTACGGCCCAGAATCCTGAAAATATATCATGTTGTAATAAGTTTCAAGTATTTGGTGATGTCATCAGTAAAAATTTTGATaaccttaatataaatagtGATGAGTCCAGGaacaattttaatagtattgAGTCAACTGACGAAGTCAAATGGTTTCAATCTGCTTACATTATGAAAGGTTTCAAGGATTGTGTTGCTAATGGGAGCTCAGTTACCAATGCCTGGTGTCAGTCTTGA
- the LOC126775808 gene encoding beta-1,3-galactosyltransferase 5-like, translating into MKMPKKLVFLIIIALISLLIWIYHTSNFNYNSTVLVLKQNNYFRNTLIQPSNTSCNRNPFLVIIVTSYAGHVELRSAHRRAMPPEYLASLRVARVFLLAKIPINERYITQEAINDENNTYGDILQGSFFENYRNLTYKHLMGLEWASNICKNASFILKVDDDTVFNFNRTYNFLKKLPRGEKNLLMGYVLNNTLPRRNKQNKWYVTFEEYNRNIYPPYLSGWYYIISPKIASVMCEEAMYNTYFWIDDIFVTGLLSESLGLKLKELPKNFWLEYYELLECCLRDMVTKSIKCDYVVGPNGGRNNLIVEFNEAYNNCQARNCTQRPKDHDLKTDCIMGKERTIFSDGQAEVHHINL; encoded by the exons atgaaaatgccAAAAAAACTAGTCTTCTTAATTATCATTGCTCTAATATCATTGTTAATATGGATTTACCATACttcaaatttcaattataacaGTACAGTTctcgttttaaaacaaaacaattatttccGAAATACTCTTATACAACCTTCAAATACCTCATGTAATC GCAATCCATTTCTAGTGATAATTGTTACTTCATATGCAGGACATGTCGAACTCAGAAGTGCCCACAGGAGAGCAATGCCTCCAGAATATTTAGCATCACTTAGAGTTGCTAGAGTATTTTTGCTGGCAAAAATACCAATAAACGAAAG aTATATAACACAAGAGGCCATCAATgatgaaaataatacatatgGTGATATACTCCAAGGCTCTTTCTTTGAAAACTACAGGAATCTTACATATAAACATCTCATGGGATTAGAGTGGGCTTCTAATATATGCAAGAATGCTTCATTCATACTAAAAGTTGATGATGATACAGTTTTTAACTTCAATCGAACAtataatttccttaaaaaaCTTCCAAGAGGAGAAAAGAATTTACTAATGGGATATGTGTTAAATAATACTCTACCaagaagaaataaacaaaacaaatggtATGTCACATTTGAAGAATATAATAGGAATATTTATCCACCATACTTATCAGGCTGGTACTATATTATAAGCCCAAAAATTGCATCTGTAATGTGTGAAGAAGCtatgtataatacatatttttggaTAGACGACATATTTGTTACTGGACTACTTTCCGAATCTCTTGGATTAAAATTAAAGGAACTTCCTAAAAACTTCTGGTTGGAATATTATGAACTTCTTGAATGTTGTCTTCGAGACATGGTAACAAAATCTATTAAATGTGATTATGTTGTTGGTCCTAATGGAGGTAGAAATAATTTGATTGTGGAATTCAATGAAGCTTACAATAACTGTCAGGCTAGAAATTGTACGCAGAGGCCCAAAGACCATGATCTAAAAACAGATTGTATTATGGGTAAAGAGAGAACAATTTTTAGTGATGGACAAGCAGAAGTACACCATATTAACTTGTAG
- the LOC126775809 gene encoding zinc transporter ZIP1-like — MSGTMNITNIANDDEEYALRAKIITMVSLFSISMVFGLSPMLISLKFGWFTKSDGNNMRASNQFVIGLLSFGGGVLFATTFMHLLPEVDENIELLQEAGLIPEMPIYLAALIMCCGFFMMYLVEELVHVYINSRENKTANTSFTRVLSIRRTSEEAGVSSDKPIKELEATAHHHGHSHLAVTSDDTVVAALRGLLIVLALSIHELFEGLAVGLESSARNVWYMFGAVSAHKYIIAFCIGVELLAAGTKRWLSIVYIFTFSFVSALGIGVGVMLVGGAGATEAGIYSVVLQGLACGTLVYVVFFEVWRQDRTGLMQFVCSVLGFALMVSLEAVVEIVA; from the exons ATGAGTGGAACAATGAATATAACTAATATCGCCAACGATGATGAGGAGTACGCTTTGAGAGCGAAAATAATAACTATGGTCTCCCTATTTAGCATCTCAATGGTTTTCGGCCTCTCTCCCATGcttatttcacttaaattcggATGGTTTACGAAATCTGATGGAAATAATATGAGAGCATCCAATCAGTTTGTAATTGGTTTGCTCTCTTTTGGAGGCGGTGTCCTTTTTGCGACTACTTTCATGCACTTGTTGCCGGAGGTCGATGAAAATATAGAGCTGTTACAAG AAGCGGGACTAATACCAGAAATGCCAATTTACCTTGCTGCGCTGATCATGTGCTGCGGGTTTTTCATGATGTATTTAGTCGAGGAGTTGGTCCACGTGTACATTAATAGTCGCGAGAACAAGACTGCAAACACTAGTTTCACCCGTGTTTTGAGTATACGAAGGACTAGTGAAGAGGCTGGTGTTTCTTCAGACAAGCCTATTAAGGAGTTGGAGGCTACAGCACATCATCACGGGCACAGCCATCTCGCAGTGACGTCTGATGACACAGTTGTAGCGGCCTTAAGAGGACTTTTAATCGTTTTAGCTTTGTCTATACACGAACTGTTCGAAGGATTGGCTGTTGGATTAGAATCATCTGCTAGAAATGTCTG gtacATGTTTGGTGCAGTGTCTGCACATAAGTACATCATTGCCTTCTGTATCGGTGTCGAGTTATTAGCTGCTGGCACTAAGCGATGGTTGTCCATTGTCTACATCTTCACCTTCTCCTTCGTGTCAGCTCTGGGTATCGGCGTGGGAGTTATGTTAGTTGGGGGCGCGGGCGCTACCGAAGCCGGAATTTATTCAGTTGTATTACag GGTCTGGCATGTGGTACGTTGGTGTACGTCGTATTCTTTGAGGTATGGAGGCAAGACCGAACGGGACTGATGCAGTTTGTGTGTTCTGTGCTCGGTTTTGCACTAATGGTTTCTCTTGAAGCAGTTGTGGAAATAG TCGCCTGA
- the LOC126775816 gene encoding synaptosomal-associated protein 25-like isoform X1 produces the protein MPSATPPAENGAPRSELEQLQLRAGQVTDDSLESTRRMMQLCEESHEVGMKTLVMLDEQGEQLDRIEEGMDQINADMREAEKNLSGMEKCCGICVLPCNKGASFKEDDGTWKGNDDGKVVNNQPQRVMDERNGIGPQAGYIGRITNDAREDEMEENMGQVNTMIGNLRNMAIDMGSELENQNRQIDRINRKGESNETRIAVANQRANKLLKS, from the exons ATGCCGTCAGCAACGCCACCAGCAGAAAATGGCGCGCCGCGCAGCGAACTCGAGCAGCTGCAATTACGCGCGGGCCAGGTGACCGATGAT TCCCTGGAATCCACTCGACGTATGATGCAGCTTTGCGAGGAG AGTCACGAGGTGGGCATGAAAACCCTGGTCATGCTGGATGAACAGGGCG AACAATTGGACAGGATCGAGGAGGGTATGGACCAGATAAACGCGGACATGCGCGAGGCTGAGAAAAATCTGTCGGGTATGGAGAAATGTTGCGGCATTTGCGTACTGCCATGCAACaa aGGAGCATCATTCAAGGAGGATGATGGCACATGGAAGGGGAACGACGATGGGAAGGTCGTGAACAACCAACCTCAGAGAGTGATGGATGAGCGTAACGGCATCGGTCCGCAAGCTGGATATATTGGAAG GATAACGAACGATGCCCGCGAGGATGAGATGGAAGAGAACATGGGACAAGTTAACACGATGATCGGCAACTTGCGCAACATGGCCATCGACATGGGTTCCGAACTCGAGAACCAGAACCGTCAGATCGACCGTATCAATCGCAAG gGTGAGAGTAACGAGACACGTATAGCGGTTGCAAATCAGCGAGCGAATAAGCTGCTCAAATCTTAA
- the LOC126775816 gene encoding synaptosomal-associated protein 25-like isoform X2: MPSATPPAENGAPRSELEQLQLRAGQVTDDSLESTRRMMQLCEESKEAGIRTLVALDDQGEQLDRIEEGMDQINADMREAEKNLSGMEKCCGICVLPCNKGASFKEDDGTWKGNDDGKVVNNQPQRVMDERNGIGPQAGYIGRITNDAREDEMEENMGQVNTMIGNLRNMAIDMGSELENQNRQIDRINRKGESNETRIAVANQRANKLLKS; encoded by the exons ATGCCGTCAGCAACGCCACCAGCAGAAAATGGCGCGCCGCGCAGCGAACTCGAGCAGCTGCAATTACGCGCGGGCCAGGTGACCGATGAT TCCCTGGAATCCACTCGACGTATGATGCAGCTTTGCGAGGAG AGCAAGGAGGCTGGCATTCGTACTCTGGTCGCTCTAGATGACCAGGGAG AACAATTGGACAGGATCGAGGAGGGTATGGACCAGATAAACGCGGACATGCGCGAGGCTGAGAAAAATCTGTCGGGTATGGAGAAATGTTGCGGCATTTGCGTACTGCCATGCAACaa aGGAGCATCATTCAAGGAGGATGATGGCACATGGAAGGGGAACGACGATGGGAAGGTCGTGAACAACCAACCTCAGAGAGTGATGGATGAGCGTAACGGCATCGGTCCGCAAGCTGGATATATTGGAAG GATAACGAACGATGCCCGCGAGGATGAGATGGAAGAGAACATGGGACAAGTTAACACGATGATCGGCAACTTGCGCAACATGGCCATCGACATGGGTTCCGAACTCGAGAACCAGAACCGTCAGATCGACCGTATCAATCGCAAG gGTGAGAGTAACGAGACACGTATAGCGGTTGCAAATCAGCGAGCGAATAAGCTGCTCAAATCTTAA
- the LOC126775816 gene encoding synaptosomal-associated protein 25-like isoform X3 yields MPSATPPAENGAPRSELEQLQLRAGQVTDDSLESTRRMMQLCEESHEVGMKTLVMLDEQGEQLDRIEEGMDQINADMREAEKNLSGMEKCCGICVLPCNKGASFKEDDGTWKGNDDGKVVNNQPQRVMDERNGIGPQAGYIGRITNDAREDEMEENMGQVNTMIGNLRNMAIDMGSELENQNRQIDRINRKGESNETRITLANQRAHELLK; encoded by the exons ATGCCGTCAGCAACGCCACCAGCAGAAAATGGCGCGCCGCGCAGCGAACTCGAGCAGCTGCAATTACGCGCGGGCCAGGTGACCGATGAT TCCCTGGAATCCACTCGACGTATGATGCAGCTTTGCGAGGAG AGTCACGAGGTGGGCATGAAAACCCTGGTCATGCTGGATGAACAGGGCG AACAATTGGACAGGATCGAGGAGGGTATGGACCAGATAAACGCGGACATGCGCGAGGCTGAGAAAAATCTGTCGGGTATGGAGAAATGTTGCGGCATTTGCGTACTGCCATGCAACaa aGGAGCATCATTCAAGGAGGATGATGGCACATGGAAGGGGAACGACGATGGGAAGGTCGTGAACAACCAACCTCAGAGAGTGATGGATGAGCGTAACGGCATCGGTCCGCAAGCTGGATATATTGGAAG GATAACGAACGATGCCCGCGAGGATGAGATGGAAGAGAACATGGGACAAGTTAACACGATGATCGGCAACTTGCGCAACATGGCCATCGACATGGGTTCCGAACTCGAGAACCAGAACCGTCAGATCGACCGTATCAATCGCAAG GGCGAATCGAACGAAACGAGGATAACGCTGGCCAACCAGCGCGCGCACGAGCTCCTCAAGTAA
- the LOC126775816 gene encoding synaptosomal-associated protein 25-like isoform X4 gives MPSATPPAENGAPRSELEQLQLRAGQVTDDSLESTRRMMQLCEESKEAGIRTLVALDDQGEQLDRIEEGMDQINADMREAEKNLSGMEKCCGICVLPCNKGASFKEDDGTWKGNDDGKVVNNQPQRVMDERNGIGPQAGYIGRITNDAREDEMEENMGQVNTMIGNLRNMAIDMGSELENQNRQIDRINRKGESNETRITLANQRAHELLK, from the exons ATGCCGTCAGCAACGCCACCAGCAGAAAATGGCGCGCCGCGCAGCGAACTCGAGCAGCTGCAATTACGCGCGGGCCAGGTGACCGATGAT TCCCTGGAATCCACTCGACGTATGATGCAGCTTTGCGAGGAG AGCAAGGAGGCTGGCATTCGTACTCTGGTCGCTCTAGATGACCAGGGAG AACAATTGGACAGGATCGAGGAGGGTATGGACCAGATAAACGCGGACATGCGCGAGGCTGAGAAAAATCTGTCGGGTATGGAGAAATGTTGCGGCATTTGCGTACTGCCATGCAACaa aGGAGCATCATTCAAGGAGGATGATGGCACATGGAAGGGGAACGACGATGGGAAGGTCGTGAACAACCAACCTCAGAGAGTGATGGATGAGCGTAACGGCATCGGTCCGCAAGCTGGATATATTGGAAG GATAACGAACGATGCCCGCGAGGATGAGATGGAAGAGAACATGGGACAAGTTAACACGATGATCGGCAACTTGCGCAACATGGCCATCGACATGGGTTCCGAACTCGAGAACCAGAACCGTCAGATCGACCGTATCAATCGCAAG GGCGAATCGAACGAAACGAGGATAACGCTGGCCAACCAGCGCGCGCACGAGCTCCTCAAGTAA
- the LOC126775817 gene encoding uncharacterized protein LOC126775817, with protein MMNNFDTELFISEIQKRRSIWDTSSPEHTNKELKRRDWDEVIDIFALDDMSASDKHVLGFTLRKRWKNIRTCFARELKRQKNYGSGVGRKSEYIYYKHLLFLTNVMNIVEKDIDEEPEYMYYDDNDLELQQTTVSENIKKCKRKTLEDEDSLSGREDDEDRLFLLSLHKTLQRIPKTKKIAVKIKMLSILNEVVLNDENSRLYK; from the exons atgATGAATAATTTTGATACCGAACTGTTTATAAGTGAAATTCAAAAGCGACGATCCATTTGGGATACGTCGTCCCCGGAACACACGAACAAAGAGTTAAAAAGAAGGGACTGGGATGAAGTTATTGATATATTTGCATTAGATGATATGTCTGCGAGTGATAAACATGTTTTAG GTTTCACACTAAGAAAGAGATGGAAAAATATCAGAACGTGTTTTGCCAGAGAACTTAAAAGACAGAAAAATTACGGTTCGGGTGTGGGTCGTAAAAgtgaatacatatattacaaacatttacTTTTTCTCACAAACGTTATGAACATAGTAGAGAAAGATATAGATGAAGAGCCAGAATATATGTACTATGACGATAATGACCTTGAGTTACAACAGACAACGGTCTcagaaaatatcaaaaaatgtaAACGTAAAACTTTAGAGGATGAAGATTCTTTAAGTGGTAGGGAGGATGATGAAGATCGGTTATTTTTACTATCTCTACACAAAACCTTACAAAGGattccaaaaacaaaaaaaattgcagtGAAAATAAAGATGTTATCGATATTAAATGAAGTTGTGTTGAATGATGAGAAtagtagattatataaataa